The genomic region TACATTTTAATCTGCTTtcaaatacttgttcagttctgtGATATCAAAGATGACtgtaaacactcagtggccactttattaagtacatctgcacacttgctcattaatgcaaatatccagtcAGCCTATCATATAGCAGCAACTTGGTGTATTAAAGCATACAGAgcaggtcaagaggttcagttgttgttcagatcaaacaccagcatggggaagaaatgtgatctaagtgactctgtccatggaatgatttttggtgccagacagtTCTATGGGtgtaaatgccttgttaatgacaaagatcagaggagaatgaccagactggttcaagctgacaggaaggcgacagtaactcaaataaccacgcgttacaacagtggtgtgcagaagagcacctctgaatgcacaacacattgagctacagcagcagaaggcaatgaatatacacttagtggctactttattaggcactgaatgtacctaataaaatggccactgagggtGGAATCATAGAATTGTTGTGGAATAGAagaggttagttggttaattaagTCTGTGCTGACCTCTATCAGTCCTGTTACCCTGATCTCCCCTCATTGTTCTGATAATGACTCTCACACTGGCTGATCCAATTTGATGCTGATGGCTCTGTTGACTTTGTTTTTGATACTATTAAGCCAGAGAGTTCCAGATGATATGCATTCTCAGAATATCTGTTGCCTCGGATTTTAAATCTTCTATCCTGCCCTTATAGAACATACAACACACAGGAACAGGGCCTTTGCCCACAATACTGTGTCAAACTAATCAATTGAGTAATTGTAAGCCTAAAATAAACTAATTCTTTCTGTCAATGCAGTGCtcatgttcctccattctctgcaaattcatgtgcctatccgagagcctcttaaatgcctctatggGCTAAATACAGGACATTGGCAGCAGCTGAGTGGAAACCAAGGTTAGCATGAACtggctgggctgaagggcctgtttccatgctgtatttcacTTTGACTCTTTGACTCTATCACATTTGCCTCTTCTACCATCCCCTGGTAGAGCATTTCAggtacccaccattctctgtgtaaaaaccttaccTCACTCATCTCCTTCGACCTTTCgccttgtcatagtcatagtcatactttattgatcccgggggaaattagttttagaCATTAGGGTTGTATTAGACATTATGAAGGTGaaagaaagatactggctgtctactccaCCAACGCCTTTCATATTGTGAGGCTGTGCTGTCTTGTCCCGGACCCACCCACtgtaggaaccatcctctccacatccaatctatctaggcctttcaatattcgataggtttctacgatatcccccctcattcttctaaactcctgttagcacgggcccagagccatcaaaagctccttatccattaaccccttcattcccagaatcatgaaccttctccaatgtcagtacatcttttcttagaaaaggggaccaaaactgctcacaattgtcCAAGTACAATCTGATCAGTGCCTTAAGAGCCTCACCATCACATACCTGCTCTCATTTTCTAGTCCTTTATAaatgaaggcaaattcaatgttagcattcattgattcaacttgtaagttaacctgtagagaatcctgcacaaggactcccaagtccctttgcacctctgatatttgaaaatAGCCTATGCCATTATTCCATTTACCAAAGCATGTGGCCATACATTTCACtgcactatgttccatctgctacttctttgcccattgtctcaatacatctaagtccttctgcagactccctgcttcctcaacaccactgcCCTGCCACCTGTCTGCAattttggccacaaagccatcaattctgtcatccaaatcgttgatgtatgatgtgaaaagaagcagcaccaatacttACCCACTCGGCGGTCTGGACTCAGCCAGGGTACGGTTCGCTCCCCTGAAGCAGGTGCGTGAATCTGACGAGATTGATGCTTTCGcgggcagtacaggaggccacagcTGCAGGAATCTGCAGCAACAAGCAACCTGCTGGGGGGGATCTCCatgggtcaagcagcacctgtgagGGAATATATTGACAATTCCCTTCCCCATCagcaaagagattctgcagctgttggaaatccagagcaacacacacaaaatgcgggaggaactcagcaggtcaggcagcatctgcggagaggaatgaagagttgaCAGTTCGGGCTGCGATTCTTCCTCAGGGCcggagagaggaagaagctagaataagacggtggggaggaggggaagaagtacaagctaggaggtgataggtgcagccagattggtgagggagggggaatgaagtaagaagctgaggggggggggggaggttggatAGATGGAAAAGGCTGAAGGAGAAGGAACTTCCTTCCTGCCActgattgagttcctccagcacattgttgcTAGTACTTTTATAGTTTTTGTGGCTGTTGTCCATCGGGTTCGCCGGtggcaggaaacctgtgcgggaagGTTTTATAGCGGAAAAGCCATTACACTGGTgtggttccactctctcaacctcagaagtccgggtctaGGGGTACGAGCGAGCATCACAAACTAGGTTGCATCCTTGGTCGCAGAAGATGATCATGACCTGTCCCGTGCCTTGCCATGCCCAGCACTTTGCAGTCCCACCTTCCTGGCTATTGCATGTCACCATAGCTCTCATCTGCACAGTCCGCTGGAGCTGACTTCTCATGCTAGGTCAGGCATGTAAATATCGCACACAGGATGGTAGAGCACCAGGCAGGCCATCTGAACCTGGTCTTGTGCGAATCTTGATGCCAAATTCTAAACGTCCTCCTCATAGGTATCAAGAATATCAAATTGTCGGACAATATCAAATCAACCTCAAATTGTCCAGAATTATAAGACACACATTTCTGCAGTACTATGAATGTATAAAATCGACAGTATTGCTTGTCTGTATTTATACAAGCTGTGCAaggcttttattttaattttgggAAATAGCTTGCATGCAATAAAATGTTTAATTCTGcggaagggagaagttgtaatAAGTGCATTTGCAGATGTTCCACGCGTCTGTACAGTTTGGTCTGGGGAGTACAACAGACACAGAGGTGGAGCTTTTGAAGGCGCCAGGGCTGGGCGGATGCTGTCCGTGTGGACGCCCTGGGATCAGTCGTGCAGGCTCTCTTCGCCTATAAATACCAGGCGGTACGGGGCTCTGTGCAGCTCCTGAAGACTTGCAGCCTTGGGAGGCCTGGCTCAGAGACAAATCACCATGAGCTCAGCCGAGGAGTGCGGACCCTACTCTCAGCTGGTCAGCCCTCTGGTTTACGGCCAGCGCTTCGACACGCACCTCCGCAAGGCAGCGCTGCCTGACATCTTCCATTCTGTCAACCACACGGCGATGCAGAGGCTGTTCCAGAGGTCCGGGGACAAGAAAGCGGAGGAGAGGGCGCGGATCATCTGCTCGAACCAGAGCAGCGAGGAGATCAGCCGAGCGCTGCTGGCTCTCAGAGTCCGCAGGAAAGCGAAGCTCATGCAGTTGTTCCGCATGGGTTGGAAATCGATGAAAATCTTCTCGTAGAGTGGGAGTCCGTGGCCGTTTAGCACCGCGCACCATCTCCCGAGCATGTGAAGCTCTGCAAAGCGTGGAAAGGATGGAACTTTCTTCATTGCAAAAGTTCGCTTCGTGAAGCGGCTTGAGGGCAGAAGAAATTAAAATAAAGTTTCGAAATGGAATGGACACTTGCATCTCATAGATGCGTGAATTCAGTGGCCGTACGGACTGACGAAAGTCCCGTTAAGGAACTGGTTTGATGGCCACTTGATAAATAAGGACACAAGTTGGTAGATTTTCAGGAGCAGCTGGAGAACTTTTAAAGGACTTTTGAAACAAAATCTCAGGAAGAACAGAGTGTACAGTTTATTTATTGTTGACGCTGGCGGTAGAGCCAATTATTTTGTTAATGATGCGGTGATTTCGTAATTTAATAAACATTGAAAACTGTATTTACGCTTTGGTTGTTTCTTAAGCCACCTAGTTCACACCCCAGGTTAATAGCGTGCTCCCTTTGATACCTGCATCTGATttggagacacaagggactgcaaatacaggaatctggagcaacagtcaAACTGCGAAGAACTCGGCGGGTCGAGCAGCATTGGCCGATGGAAGTGGATAGTCGGGAGTttggggcgagacccttcatttTGGACACTGATGCTGCCTGCTCCGCCGAGTCTTTTCTGCAGTTTGCATTTTGCTCCAGTACACCTGAATTGTTGCGTTTAAAATTCCCACTTCTGTTCACGAactgattcagaatcaggtttattatcactggcatttgtcgtGAAAATTTGTTGTTGGACGGCAacagtcctgggtgatggggcttcataatgatggatgccgcctttttcaggcatccatcattaaaataaaatcattttGATTTAAATCTTAGTATATACTAAACAATATATTGGTTTTAAACGGAACATGTTAATTGTCGTAGTTACCTCTGGAATTGTGGCAGTCATTTCGATTATCTAGGAACATAACGGATTTTTTTTAAGATCCAAAGCCACAGTTTTTTAAGAGCACGGTTTATCGGCAAGGAATCGGAATATGAGCCAAAGGTTTAATGTCATTGGATATGTCGTGAAATACGATGTTCTACGGCAGCAGTACGTAGCAATACACAATAAAACAATTAAATTACAGTAGAAGagcgtgcgcgcgcacacacacatgcgTACATAAAGTAAAcagtgggaaatagaggagaaAATGCTAAATAAAAGTGAGGAAATGTACACGGGTTAACtgctcattcagaaatctgatggcacagggGGAAAAAAAGGTACTCCTAAAACACgagtgttttcaggctccttgGGCATGTCTGGGGTGGTGGGGTCCTCAATGACAGACGCAGCCTTTTTTTTGAAGATGTCAAAGGGTTAATAGTAGAGTGAAGTAGAAGGATACAAATCTCTTTTTCATGTTCAAGTGTGATGTGCGAGGCATGCTGTACTGAAAGTgcggtaggtgcctggaattgCTACCAGGGGAGGTGGGGGAAGCAGAGACGTTTAAGAGACACTTATAGACATGTGAACAGGTAGGGAATGGGTCAGGGTGAGTTAGGCATAGAGGGATACGGAATTaacgcaggcagatgggactgggACAGATGGGAAAGCTGTCAGCCTGAGGACGAGCGGAGTGAACTTCAGTGAACACGGCATTCTGATGTAACGCCAATTTACGTGAAACTTAAATTGCCGGCGATCGAGGGGATTACTGGAGTGCCTTCCCTGCTCTGTAAGATCATAGAGAAGGGAAGGCTGATGTGTGGGAGCATTCAGTTTTGTCTAATCCTTTGCAGACAAACTACAGTATCCCAAGGCACATTCTGATTAAAAATGTCTCTTCTTCAGACCACATTACATCACACGTAGAGGTCCTTCAGGTTAACACGAGaccttctgcttttatttcttcggTGGGAAATATTGGAATAACGAGTGTGTTCCCTTCAGTGAGCAGCCTGGTTATTACAATTTCTTTGCACTGTGCCATCCTTTAACATTTGGTTGAGAATCTTTGAGCATCTGTGTTTATCCTACATGTTTGCTTTTAGAAACAGTAACGATTCCCAGCTCAGTGACAATAGCATCTGGTTTCTGTTAATGCTACTACCATTCAACAGTTTATACCAAACAGACCTGTCCTCCTGCACGGCCTCGACTTCTCAAATGTGCTATCCTGATAGATCCAGGACTTTTGGATCTTCCTGTCTCAGAATATAGCCCCATCCTGGTCACCCTCCGCTCCACTGGTGTTTCTTGAAACAGCTTCGACAGCTCTAATGAGCCCTTTTTTACAcggtcagatttctgaacatagGATGAAAATagatacatagaaaacctacagcataatacaggcccttcagcccacgatgccgtgccaaacatgtacttattttagaaattaccttaggttacccacagccctctatttttctaatctccatgtacctatcccctatcgtatccaccttcgTCACCatcgccgacagcccattccatgcactcacaaccctctgtgtaaaaaaacttgcctctgatatctcctctgtacctacttccaagcaccttaaaactgtgccctctagtgttagccatttcagctctgggaaaaagtctctgactatccacatgatcaatacctctcatcatcttatacacctctatcaggtcacctctcatcctccatcgctccaaggagaaatggccaagttcactcaaccttttctcataaggcatgctccccaatccagacaacatccttataaatctcctctgcactctctctatagcatccacatccttcctgtaatgaggtgaccagaactgaacacaatagtccaagtgaggtctaactaaggtcttatacagctgtaacattacctcacagcttttaaactcaatcccatggttgatgaaagccaatgcactgtgtgccttcttaaccacacagtcaacctgcgcagcagctttgagtgtctgtggactcggaccccaagatccctctgatcctccacactgccaagagtcttatcattaatactatattctgccatcatatttgacctaccaaaatgaaccacctcacacttatgaactccatctgccacttctcagcccagttttgcatcctattgatgtcccgctgtaacctctgacagccctccacgctatccacaacacccccaacctttgtgtcatcagcaaatttatgaacccatccctccacttcctcatccaggtcatttataaaaatcacaaagagaaggggtcccacaacagatccctgaggcacaccactggtcaccaacctccatgcagaataggacctgtctacaaccactctttgccttctgtgggcaagccaattctggatcacctcactatttttgcctctctttttgctctacatatttttatatatccttattatattttatgtattgcacaatgttgtctgtgataataaacctgattctggttctctcACTAATTGCTTTAGTACAGATTTTGGAACAGCAGCATCCTTGAACAGGTCTCCAGCATCTAAAGGTGCTAATCAGTTTTAGAAAGCGTTTCACAAACCTGTCAATAGAATGCAAAGAATGGATTTTGTCCCAACACAGAGAGGCAGTTCTGGGATACAACACATAAATTACTGTAGCAGCAACATGTAAATCTCGGGTGACACAGCCACGGAAtcggcagcgcagcagatacaGTAATTCCACTCATGAATATGCATGtgccagctaattattatttcattgtgatggtatttaactccattcttttcatcatagtgcttgttgagacttgaccAAAGCACCACAACTTTTTGCTGTCAGCTTGctttcggccttgcctgagaaaattGGGCTGTCGAGTCACCTGATGCTGTAGGCTAGCGATATtggttttatatttagttattcctttcagctgcagtgttggcttcattttccatttgagagtttcaaTTAACGGCCCTGTTCgacctagcgtttattgttttatttcccTCTAATTCTGTTCGCATTAAGGTCTGTAAACTATCGACCCactttcagtgtctctcactccgcgctttgggccatatccgaacgcAGTGACATCGGGTCTCCAAAGTTTTACTGGCCTTGCAATTATAGAGTGTCCTTCACATTCCTTTCAGGATGTCCCAATGAGATGTGGCATTTTTGATGAGTACCTGCCATTGTAACGGACATGTGGCAGCAAATTTATGCACGGGAAGATCCCACAGTGGGGCCTCTCAAGTCCCGAGACAAGGGTACACCGCCTCTGTTCAGTCCAAATGACAGCCGCCAAGAAACTCACCCGTGATCGTGGGTACCGTTTTATTGCTGCATCACCAGGTTGCATTCTGCCTCAGCTGGTCATGCAACTAAAATCTTTGTCACTGTATCTCTGCACATGTCACAATAATAATCCAACACCAACACCCCAGATCTGCAGACCGATTTTCAGAGACCGTGTACACCATACAGAGGGACCGTGCAGCACAAACAGCTGCGGATGCGAAAATTCCACGCCCATCTAGTGCATGTTGGAAGTGACAGAATATTTTTAAAGTAGATATCAATGTGTGTGTTGGTGTAATGAAGCTGTTAATTGAGGCTCACTCTTAATGAAGCAGCCAGTTTGGATTACAGATCCAAGTTAAGGGAGATGCATAATTCAGTTGCTGCTATTTAAATTATCACTGGATTTTTAATTAAAGTATTTACTTTTGGTTAGTACCACCTAATTGAATGAAGGTACAGAATATCAGCCAATCTCAAAGACATATCTTTTACAAACAGAAAT from Mobula birostris isolate sMobBir1 chromosome 8, sMobBir1.hap1, whole genome shotgun sequence harbors:
- the LOC140201789 gene encoding transcriptional and immune response regulator-like, whose translation is MSSAEECGPYSQLVSPLVYGQRFDTHLRKAALPDIFHSVNHTAMQRLFQRSGDKKAEERARIICSNQSSEEISRALLALRVRRKAKLMQLFRMGWKSMKIFS